One Vicinamibacterales bacterium DNA window includes the following coding sequences:
- a CDS encoding ADOP family duplicated permease gives MRWWGRLLRRGRIERELDAELRYDFDRRVDDFVAGGMTAGEARRAARLEFGGLEQVKEMCRDARGTRWASDAAADARYAVRVLRKDRGYAIVAVAALGLAIAVNNTQFAIVDGYCIRGLPIAAADRVAFVASLDRVRGPGGMSYADYLDLRLRATAFAQTGAFAIAPSALADAGGAADGVTAAYISVEGLSTLGREPALGRAFTHRDGQSGAPLAVLLSQRVWRSRYDADPAVLGRVVRVDGMAGEVVGVMPDGFSFPGHADIWVPLSRMPGVETARRDGPSLGVFGRLRDGTTMAAARSELAAIAGRLETEHPASNAGVGLSVEPINAHFNGRLTDPAWLAFTIVGLLVVVIGCANVASLLLMRSAVRSRELAMRTALGATRWRIVRILLVETATLAVLGSLLGLALSAIALRLFELAVPAAAIPYGGLSVNGHVLGVLAIVTCATVLLCGVAPALSAVRTDVAGALKSGGLGATHGAKLRRWTTGLLTVEFAMSVILVSAVGLSLDMFRRAQDSVARIDSDHLLTLRFAAPSRYATPALRSDLCDRLGDRLAAIPGVASVSFTNALALAGPPVAIVAERAVAEPKAVPSLSIDHAYFQAVGLAVTSGRPPATHARDEVVVNARLARLLFPDGSALGRTIRLAPAVKGTSASMTIVGIAPDLRRVPGAEPDPIVYLPFAASQPSRAAILIRTAGAPAALAPLVREAVRAVDADLPIVALQTAEQAERDASWNRRMSATIITTIACIALLLAAVGLFAVTGYGVAQRTREIGIRMALGAGAGALSWLVLRGVLVQVLLGLGAGLVLNVLWERRFGGPGHGGVDPLNVAAILAVFAVVALLASAAPIARAMRVDPLLALRGD, from the coding sequence ATGCGGTGGTGGGGACGCCTGCTGCGGCGCGGCCGGATCGAGCGGGAGCTGGATGCCGAACTGCGCTACGACTTCGATCGCCGGGTCGACGACTTCGTCGCCGGGGGGATGACCGCCGGCGAGGCGCGCCGGGCTGCCCGCCTCGAGTTCGGCGGCCTCGAACAGGTCAAGGAGATGTGTCGCGACGCGCGCGGAACCCGCTGGGCGTCGGACGCGGCCGCAGACGCGCGTTACGCGGTGCGCGTTCTACGGAAGGACCGTGGCTACGCGATCGTCGCCGTCGCGGCGCTCGGACTCGCGATCGCCGTCAACAACACACAGTTCGCTATCGTGGACGGCTACTGCATCCGCGGCCTGCCGATCGCCGCCGCCGACCGCGTGGCGTTCGTCGCGTCACTCGATCGGGTGCGCGGCCCAGGCGGGATGTCGTACGCGGACTATCTCGACCTGCGCCTTCGAGCCACGGCCTTCGCGCAGACGGGAGCGTTCGCGATCGCGCCGTCGGCGCTCGCCGATGCCGGCGGCGCCGCCGACGGCGTGACAGCGGCCTACATCTCGGTCGAGGGTCTCTCGACGCTCGGACGTGAGCCGGCGCTCGGTCGGGCGTTTACTCATCGCGACGGACAGTCAGGCGCGCCGCTGGCCGTGCTGCTGTCGCAGCGCGTGTGGAGATCGCGCTACGACGCGGACCCGGCCGTGCTCGGGCGCGTCGTGCGCGTCGACGGCATGGCCGGCGAGGTCGTCGGCGTCATGCCAGATGGGTTCAGCTTCCCCGGACACGCCGACATCTGGGTGCCGCTCTCCCGCATGCCGGGCGTGGAGACCGCCCGTCGCGACGGGCCGTCCCTCGGTGTCTTCGGGCGCCTGCGCGACGGCACCACGATGGCCGCCGCGCGATCGGAGCTTGCCGCGATTGCCGGCCGCCTCGAGACCGAGCATCCCGCCAGCAATGCCGGCGTCGGCCTGTCCGTCGAACCGATCAACGCGCATTTCAACGGACGGCTCACCGATCCGGCGTGGTTGGCCTTCACGATTGTCGGCTTGCTCGTGGTCGTGATCGGCTGCGCGAACGTCGCCAGCCTGCTGCTGATGCGATCGGCCGTGCGCAGCCGCGAGCTCGCGATGCGCACCGCGCTCGGGGCCACGCGCTGGCGGATCGTGCGGATTCTGCTCGTCGAGACTGCGACTCTCGCGGTGCTCGGCAGCCTCCTCGGCCTGGCGCTGTCGGCAATCGCCCTCCGCCTGTTCGAACTCGCGGTCCCCGCGGCGGCGATTCCGTACGGCGGGCTCAGCGTCAACGGTCACGTCCTTGGCGTCCTCGCCATCGTGACGTGCGCCACCGTGTTGCTGTGCGGCGTCGCTCCGGCGCTGAGCGCGGTGCGCACCGACGTCGCCGGCGCGCTGAAGAGCGGCGGTCTCGGCGCGACGCACGGCGCGAAACTGCGGCGATGGACGACGGGGCTCCTGACGGTCGAGTTCGCCATGTCGGTGATCCTGGTGTCGGCGGTCGGCCTGTCGCTCGACATGTTCCGGCGCGCGCAGGATTCCGTGGCCCGCATCGACTCCGACCATCTTCTGACGCTACGGTTCGCCGCGCCGTCACGCTACGCGACGCCGGCGCTCCGGAGCGATCTGTGTGATCGGCTCGGCGATCGCCTGGCCGCGATTCCCGGCGTGGCGTCCGTGTCGTTCACGAACGCGCTGGCCCTCGCTGGGCCTCCGGTTGCAATCGTCGCGGAACGTGCGGTTGCCGAGCCGAAGGCCGTGCCCTCATTGTCGATTGACCACGCATACTTCCAGGCGGTCGGTCTCGCGGTCACGAGCGGCCGGCCGCCCGCCACGCACGCGCGGGACGAGGTGGTCGTCAACGCGAGGCTGGCCCGTCTCCTCTTTCCCGACGGATCGGCACTCGGACGGACGATCCGGCTCGCGCCCGCGGTGAAGGGGACGTCCGCTTCGATGACGATCGTCGGCATCGCGCCCGACCTCCGGCGGGTTCCCGGCGCCGAGCCGGATCCGATCGTCTATCTACCGTTCGCGGCGTCGCAGCCGTCTCGAGCCGCAATCCTGATTCGGACAGCCGGCGCGCCTGCCGCACTTGCGCCGCTCGTGCGCGAGGCGGTCCGAGCGGTCGACGCCGACCTGCCGATCGTCGCGCTGCAGACCGCCGAACAGGCTGAACGGGACGCCAGCTGGAACCGTCGGATGTCGGCGACCATCATCACGACGATCGCGTGCATCGCGCTGCTGCTCGCGGCGGTCGGCCTGTTTGCGGTGACCGGCTACGGCGTCGCGCAGCGAACGCGCGAGATCGGCATCCGCATGGCGCTCGGGGCGGGAGCGGGGGCGCTCTCCTGGCTCGTGCTGCGCGGGGTGCTGGTGCAGGTCCTGCTCGGGCTCGGCGCGGGACTCGTTCTGAACGTCCTTTGGGAGCGACGGTTCGGCGGACCCGGCCACGGCGGCGTCGATCCGTTGAACGTGGCTGCGATTCTCGCCGTATTCGCGGTCGTGGCTCTCCTCGCGTCCGCCGCGCCGATCGCCCGCGCCATGCGCGTCGATCCGCTGTTGGCGTTGCGCGGCGACTGA
- a CDS encoding PadR family transcriptional regulator produces MHEARPDLPQGTLDLLILQIVALGPIHGYAVARRIQQISRDVLEVPQGSLYPALHRLENRQLLAAAWKTSETGREAKFYRLTAAGRAALEAETASWKLIADAVRRVLRAGEGGA; encoded by the coding sequence ATGCACGAGGCGAGACCTGACCTGCCGCAGGGCACGCTCGATCTGTTGATCCTGCAGATCGTCGCGCTCGGGCCGATTCACGGCTACGCCGTCGCGCGGCGCATCCAGCAGATCTCGCGCGACGTCCTGGAGGTGCCGCAGGGATCGCTCTACCCGGCGCTGCATCGTCTCGAGAACAGACAGCTGCTGGCTGCCGCGTGGAAGACGTCCGAGACCGGACGTGAGGCCAAGTTCTACCGGCTGACGGCCGCCGGCCGTGCCGCGCTCGAGGCCGAGACGGCGAGCTGGAAGCTGATCGCGGACGCGGTCCGCCGTGTCCTCCGTGCCGGCGAAGGAGGGGCGTAA
- the queA gene encoding tRNA preQ1(34) S-adenosylmethionine ribosyltransferase-isomerase QueA, producing MKVDEFDFDLPVELIAQDPPERGESRLLVLDRASGKLSHAGIRELPRRLRAGDLLVANDTRVFPARLLGHRVPSGGAVECLLLRRDVSVGAAPSSPGVPRPSDSEDWHALMHPGQKLKPGACVLFEGGEARLHGEVLARLFAGRRRVRLTAEHGTVADAIDAMGHVPLPPYIDRPDTPADRDRYQTVFASSRGSIAAPTAGLHFDAALLGALDAAGVERTTITLHVGYGTFKPVRVADVEAHVVDSEPYWISEPAAAAVNAALDSGRRVVAVGTTTTRALEHAAREGSGRLRAGPAEADLFIYPGFDFRVVGGLLTNFHLPKSSLLMLVAALAGQARVLEAYRDAVARRYHFYSYGDAMLIQ from the coding sequence ATGAAGGTCGATGAATTCGATTTCGATCTGCCGGTCGAGCTGATCGCGCAGGACCCGCCGGAGCGCGGGGAATCGCGGCTGCTGGTGCTCGATCGCGCCTCTGGCAAGCTCAGCCATGCTGGCATCCGGGAACTGCCTCGCCGCCTCCGCGCCGGCGATCTGTTGGTAGCCAACGACACACGCGTATTCCCCGCCCGACTGCTCGGGCACCGGGTTCCGTCGGGTGGCGCGGTCGAGTGTCTGTTGTTGCGGCGGGACGTCTCGGTCGGCGCGGCGCCCTCATCGCCGGGCGTTCCCCGCCCGTCGGACAGCGAAGACTGGCACGCTCTGATGCACCCTGGCCAGAAGTTGAAGCCGGGCGCCTGCGTCCTCTTCGAGGGCGGCGAGGCGCGGCTGCACGGCGAGGTGCTCGCGCGGCTTTTTGCCGGACGCCGCCGTGTCCGGCTCACGGCCGAGCACGGAACGGTCGCAGACGCGATCGACGCGATGGGACACGTGCCGCTGCCGCCGTACATCGACCGTCCCGATACGCCGGCCGATCGGGACCGCTACCAGACCGTGTTCGCCTCGTCACGCGGCTCGATCGCCGCGCCGACGGCAGGGCTCCATTTCGACGCCGCGCTGCTCGGCGCGCTCGACGCGGCCGGGGTCGAGCGGACCACGATCACGCTGCACGTCGGCTATGGGACGTTCAAGCCGGTGCGGGTCGCCGACGTCGAAGCACACGTCGTCGATTCCGAGCCGTACTGGATTTCCGAACCGGCGGCGGCGGCCGTCAACGCCGCGCTCGATTCGGGCCGCCGCGTCGTCGCCGTCGGCACCACGACGACCCGGGCGCTCGAGCACGCGGCGCGCGAGGGCTCGGGTCGCCTGCGGGCAGGGCCGGCCGAAGCAGATCTATTCATCTACCCGGGGTTCGATTTCAGGGTGGTCGGCGGCCTGTTGACGAACTTCCACCTGCCGAAGTCGTCGCTGCTGATGCTGGTCGCGGCGCTGGCCGGGCAGGCGCGCGTGCTCGAGGCATATCGCGACGCGGTCGCACGGCGGTATCACTTCTACAGCTACGGCGACGCGATGCTGATCCAGTGA
- a CDS encoding AI-2E family transporter translates to MADTPHPTGTRGIEPATDPLPPTEGAPGEPAPVVIDAPVGIRNLPLAVLAVIAVILLLQYASSVFIPIVIAILISYSLTPAVKSLQKHGVAPAVGAGIVLLLLLGVMGVGTYTLTGEVVQIVDRVPAAARRLRDRFEQHHNGQGGVVEKMTRAAQEVDKTAAAATPDTPSPDTSGATPVSIVQQPFSLTSYLWAGGMTVLNFAGQFVLVLFLVYFFLVTGDLYKRKLVKIAGPTFSQKKLTVQILDEINRQIESFMKVQVLTSVVVAVATSISLWWLGLDQYIVWGLLAGIFNSIPYLGPVIVTGGLGLVAFLQFDSVPKTLTICGVAFLITSLEGFLLTPALMSRAARINSAAIFTGLLFWSWVWGVWGTVLAVPMLMMIKAICDHIEELQPIGELLGE, encoded by the coding sequence GTGGCCGACACACCGCACCCGACCGGCACGCGCGGCATCGAACCGGCGACGGATCCGCTTCCCCCCACCGAAGGCGCCCCGGGCGAGCCCGCGCCGGTGGTCATCGACGCGCCGGTCGGCATCCGCAACCTGCCGCTGGCGGTGCTCGCGGTGATCGCGGTGATCCTGCTGCTGCAGTACGCCAGCTCCGTCTTCATCCCGATCGTGATCGCGATCCTGATCAGCTATTCGCTGACGCCCGCGGTGAAATCGCTGCAGAAGCACGGGGTCGCGCCGGCAGTGGGCGCCGGAATCGTGCTGCTTCTGCTGCTCGGGGTGATGGGCGTCGGCACCTACACGCTTACCGGTGAGGTCGTCCAGATCGTCGACCGGGTGCCCGCGGCAGCGCGCCGCCTGCGCGACAGGTTCGAGCAGCATCACAACGGCCAGGGGGGCGTCGTCGAGAAGATGACGCGCGCCGCTCAGGAGGTCGACAAGACGGCCGCGGCCGCCACGCCGGACACACCGAGCCCCGACACCAGTGGCGCGACGCCGGTCTCCATCGTCCAGCAGCCGTTCAGCCTGACGAGCTACCTGTGGGCGGGCGGCATGACGGTGCTCAACTTCGCCGGACAGTTCGTGCTGGTGCTGTTCCTCGTCTATTTCTTCCTGGTGACGGGCGATCTCTACAAGCGCAAGCTGGTGAAGATTGCCGGGCCGACGTTCTCGCAGAAGAAGCTGACGGTCCAGATCCTCGACGAGATCAACCGGCAGATCGAGAGCTTCATGAAGGTGCAGGTGCTCACCAGCGTGGTGGTCGCCGTCGCCACCTCGATCTCGCTGTGGTGGCTCGGGCTCGATCAGTACATCGTCTGGGGCCTGCTCGCCGGGATCTTTAACTCGATTCCCTACCTCGGCCCGGTGATCGTGACCGGCGGACTCGGGCTGGTGGCGTTCCTGCAGTTCGACAGCGTTCCGAAGACTCTGACCATCTGCGGTGTCGCGTTCCTCATCACCAGCCTCGAGGGCTTCCTGCTGACACCGGCGCTGATGAGCCGCGCCGCGCGCATCAACTCCGCCGCCATCTTCACCGGCCTGCTGTTCTGGAGCTGGGTCTGGGGCGTCTGGGGGACGGTGCTGGCCGTACCGATGCTGATGATGATCAAGGCGATCTGCGATCACATCGAGGAGCTGCAGCCGATTGGAGAGCTGCTCGGCGAGTAG
- a CDS encoding DUF4112 domain-containing protein, producing MSVDRDQRSLELLRRWARLFDAAFRIPGTEFRFGLDPLIGLFPGIGDLTTPLLTMFILWHAARLRVPKVVLARMVLNALIDAGVGAIPILGDAFDFAWRANEWNMALLERHAMPGRSARSADYLFVSLCGLVVILAALLPIAVLVLLYHWIHVALAPR from the coding sequence ATGTCCGTTGATCGCGACCAGCGGTCGCTCGAGCTGCTGCGCCGGTGGGCGCGGCTGTTCGACGCCGCGTTTCGAATCCCCGGCACCGAGTTCCGGTTCGGTCTCGATCCGCTGATCGGATTGTTTCCGGGCATCGGCGACCTGACGACGCCGCTGCTGACGATGTTCATCCTCTGGCACGCCGCCAGGCTGCGAGTACCGAAGGTCGTGCTGGCCCGCATGGTCCTGAACGCGTTGATCGACGCCGGCGTCGGCGCGATCCCCATCCTCGGCGACGCCTTCGACTTCGCCTGGCGCGCCAACGAATGGAATATGGCGCTGCTCGAGCGTCATGCGATGCCCGGCCGGTCCGCGAGATCAGCCGACTACCTGTTCGTGAGTCTGTGCGGGCTCGTCGTGATCCTGGCGGCGCTGCTGCCGATTGCCGTGCTCGTGCTCCTCTATCACTGGATTCATGTCGCGCTCGCGCCGCGCTAG
- the glgX gene encoding glycogen debranching protein GlgX — MPNRALRVWPGSPYPLGATWDGVGVNFALFSEHATRVELCLFDSPAAESESVTIPLTEQTDMVWHGYLPDVRPGQLYGYRVHGPYDPDRGHRFNPNKILMDPYARVIGRTVRWDESLFGFRAGHADDSFDERDSAPFAPLAAVVDASFTWGADRPLRTLWHDTLIYELHVKGFTKLHPGVPEELRGTYLGLASEPAIEHLVSLGVTAVELMPVHHHLDEWHLVKGGLSNYWGYNTLSYFAPDARYAVSASPLEAVREFKMMVRALHAAGLEVILDVVYNHTAEGSHTGPTLSLRGIDNATYYRLAPHASRYYEDFTGTGNTLNMRSPRVLQLIMDSLRYWVTEMHVDGFRFDLASALARELHAVDKLGAFFDIIHQDPILSQVTLIAEPWDLGEGGYQVGNFPTKWTEWNGKYRDAVRRFWRGERSAVSELATRLAGSSDLYEQSGRRPYASINFITAHDGFTLADLVSYEQKHNEANGESNADGENHNLSANHGLEGETDDRRLLELRARQRRNFMATLLCSIGVPMISGGDELGRTQRGNNNAYCQDNPISWTDWTLTPERRELLQFTRQIIGVWKEHAVLRRRKFFQGRRIRGAEVQDIAWLDPGGAEMTDAMWASPDVRTLGVRLNGDAIQEVDERGRLIRGDTLLLLLNAAEEPVSFALPAAAPIERWDTLFDTADPWQPPRRLRGGDRYDLPGRAMAALKLNNRRDDVRRVGDWGPQGVV; from the coding sequence GTGCCCAACCGTGCGCTGCGCGTCTGGCCGGGATCGCCCTATCCACTGGGAGCTACGTGGGACGGTGTTGGCGTAAACTTCGCGCTCTTCAGCGAGCACGCGACGCGGGTCGAGTTGTGTCTGTTCGACTCGCCGGCGGCGGAATCCGAGTCGGTGACGATTCCGCTGACCGAGCAGACCGACATGGTGTGGCACGGCTATCTCCCAGACGTGCGCCCGGGTCAGTTGTACGGTTACCGCGTGCACGGCCCGTACGATCCCGACCGCGGCCACCGCTTCAACCCCAACAAGATCCTGATGGATCCGTACGCGCGGGTGATCGGACGCACGGTGCGCTGGGACGAGTCGCTGTTCGGTTTCCGTGCCGGCCACGCCGACGATTCCTTCGACGAACGCGACAGTGCGCCGTTCGCGCCGCTCGCGGCGGTCGTCGATGCCTCGTTCACCTGGGGCGCTGATCGACCGCTGCGCACCCTGTGGCACGACACGTTGATCTACGAGCTGCACGTCAAGGGCTTTACCAAGCTGCACCCGGGAGTGCCCGAGGAGCTGCGCGGCACCTACCTCGGGCTTGCCTCCGAGCCGGCCATCGAGCACCTCGTCTCGCTCGGCGTCACCGCGGTCGAGCTGATGCCGGTCCACCACCACCTCGACGAGTGGCATCTGGTCAAGGGCGGGCTGTCGAACTACTGGGGCTACAACACCCTTTCGTACTTTGCGCCGGACGCCCGCTACGCCGTCTCGGCGTCACCGCTCGAAGCGGTGCGCGAATTCAAGATGATGGTGCGGGCGCTGCACGCCGCCGGCCTCGAGGTGATCCTCGACGTCGTCTACAACCACACGGCGGAAGGGAGCCACACCGGGCCGACGCTGTCGCTGCGCGGGATCGACAACGCGACCTACTACCGGCTCGCGCCGCACGCGTCGCGCTACTACGAGGACTTCACCGGCACCGGCAATACCCTGAACATGCGCAGCCCGCGCGTGCTGCAGCTGATCATGGACAGCCTGCGCTACTGGGTCACGGAAATGCACGTCGACGGTTTCCGCTTCGATCTGGCGAGCGCGCTCGCCCGCGAGCTGCATGCGGTCGACAAACTCGGCGCCTTCTTCGACATCATCCACCAGGATCCGATCCTGTCGCAGGTGACGCTGATCGCCGAACCGTGGGATCTCGGCGAAGGGGGATACCAAGTCGGCAACTTTCCCACGAAGTGGACCGAGTGGAACGGCAAGTACCGCGACGCCGTGCGCCGCTTCTGGCGCGGCGAACGCAGCGCCGTCTCCGAGCTGGCAACCCGGCTGGCCGGCAGCAGCGACCTCTACGAGCAGAGCGGCCGCCGCCCCTACGCCAGCATCAACTTCATCACCGCCCACGACGGCTTCACCCTGGCGGATCTCGTCAGCTACGAACAGAAGCACAACGAGGCCAACGGCGAGTCCAACGCCGACGGCGAGAACCACAACCTGTCGGCGAACCACGGGCTCGAAGGCGAGACCGACGACAGGCGCCTCCTCGAATTGCGGGCGCGGCAGCGGCGCAATTTCATGGCGACGCTGCTCTGCTCGATCGGCGTGCCGATGATCAGCGGCGGCGACGAGCTGGGCCGCACGCAGCGCGGCAACAACAACGCCTACTGCCAGGACAACCCCATCAGCTGGACCGACTGGACGCTGACCCCCGAACGCCGCGAGCTGCTGCAGTTCACGCGGCAGATCATCGGCGTCTGGAAGGAGCACGCGGTGCTGCGGCGGCGCAAGTTCTTCCAGGGGCGCCGGATTCGGGGCGCCGAGGTCCAGGACATCGCCTGGCTCGATCCGGGCGGCGCCGAGATGACCGACGCCATGTGGGCGTCGCCGGACGTGCGCACGCTCGGCGTCCGTCTCAACGGCGACGCGATTCAGGAAGTGGACGAACGCGGGCGGCTGATTCGGGGTGACACGCTGCTGCTGCTGCTCAATGCGGCCGAAGAGCCCGTGTCGTTCGCGCTGCCGGCCGCGGCGCCGATCGAACGCTGGGACACGCTGTTCGATACCGCGGATCCGTGGCAGCCGCCGAGGCGGCTGCGCGGCGGCGACCGCTACGATCTGCCGGGCCGCGCGATGGCGGCGCTCAAGCTCAACAATCGGCGCGACGATGTTCGTCGCGTTGGTGACTGGGGGCCGCAGGGAGTGGTCTGA
- a CDS encoding alpha-1,4-glucan--maltose-1-phosphate maltosyltransferase, which yields MNALLQRRIIIERVTPDVDEGRFPAKRTVGEAVVVEADVFADGHDLIAAALLWRRCGASDWSETPMTSLGNDRWRAAFACAEFADYEYTVEGWIDRVETLRASIAKKEAAGQDALVDREELAIASTGADRQQASRFGRVLRVAVDRERARFGAWYEMFPRSAGTDPSRSATFDEAAARLPDIAAMGFDVLYLPPIHPIGRSFRKGRNNALAAGAGDPGSPWAIGASEGGHTAVEPGLGTLDDFDRFVAAAARHNLEIALDIAFQASPDHPYVREHPDWFRHRPDGTIKYAENPPKKYQDIYPFDFESADWQALWQELKAIIDFWIAHGVRIFRVDNPHTKPLPFWRWVLDAIRREHPDVIFLSEAFTRPAIMRYLAKIGFSQSYTYFTWRNTRQEIEAYFTELTQTPVREYLRPNLFANTPDILHEYLQSGGRAAFVARLVLAATLGASYGLYSGFELCENLPLRTGSEEYLDSEKYQIKVRDFSAADSLAGLIACLNRVRRAHAALQFDHGLRFHETDNPQIVCYSKRAPDGADPVLVVVNLDPFNMQHGHVRLPLAEWRVASDAWCEAHDLLSGETYRWQGEWNYVRLDPPARVAHVIALAFES from the coding sequence TTGAACGCGCTACTGCAGCGCCGGATCATCATCGAGCGGGTCACTCCCGACGTGGACGAAGGGCGGTTCCCCGCCAAACGGACGGTCGGCGAGGCGGTCGTGGTCGAGGCGGACGTGTTCGCCGACGGGCACGATCTGATCGCCGCGGCGCTGCTCTGGCGCCGATGCGGCGCGTCCGACTGGAGCGAGACGCCGATGACGTCCCTCGGCAACGACCGATGGCGCGCCGCATTCGCCTGCGCCGAGTTCGCCGACTACGAATACACCGTCGAGGGCTGGATCGATCGCGTGGAGACGCTCCGCGCCTCGATCGCGAAGAAGGAGGCCGCCGGCCAGGACGCCCTCGTCGACCGCGAGGAGTTGGCGATCGCCTCGACCGGCGCCGACCGTCAGCAGGCCAGCCGCTTTGGGCGTGTGCTGAGGGTCGCGGTCGACCGCGAGCGCGCCCGATTCGGCGCCTGGTACGAGATGTTCCCTCGTTCGGCCGGGACCGACCCGTCGCGCAGCGCCACGTTCGACGAGGCGGCGGCGCGCCTCCCCGATATCGCGGCGATGGGATTCGACGTCCTCTATCTACCGCCGATCCATCCGATCGGTCGCAGCTTCCGCAAGGGACGGAACAATGCGCTGGCCGCCGGGGCCGGCGATCCCGGGAGCCCGTGGGCGATTGGCGCGTCAGAGGGCGGGCACACCGCGGTCGAGCCGGGGCTCGGCACGCTCGACGACTTCGATCGGTTCGTCGCCGCCGCCGCCCGGCACAACCTCGAGATCGCGCTCGACATCGCGTTCCAGGCGTCGCCGGATCATCCCTACGTCCGTGAGCACCCGGACTGGTTCCGGCACCGTCCTGACGGCACCATCAAGTACGCCGAGAACCCGCCAAAGAAGTATCAGGACATCTATCCATTCGACTTCGAGTCGGCGGACTGGCAGGCCCTGTGGCAGGAGCTGAAGGCGATCATCGACTTCTGGATCGCGCACGGCGTCAGGATCTTCCGGGTCGACAATCCCCACACCAAACCGCTGCCGTTCTGGCGTTGGGTCCTCGACGCCATCCGCCGCGAACACCCGGACGTGATCTTCCTCTCGGAGGCGTTCACCCGTCCGGCGATCATGCGCTACCTTGCCAAGATCGGCTTCTCGCAGTCGTATACGTATTTCACGTGGCGCAATACCCGTCAGGAGATCGAGGCGTATTTCACCGAGCTGACGCAGACCCCGGTTCGCGAGTACCTGCGCCCGAACCTGTTCGCGAACACGCCCGACATCCTGCACGAGTACCTGCAGAGTGGCGGACGCGCGGCATTCGTCGCGCGCCTGGTTCTCGCCGCCACGCTCGGCGCCAGCTACGGTCTCTACAGCGGCTTCGAGCTGTGCGAGAACCTGCCGCTCAGGACGGGCAGCGAGGAATACCTCGATTCCGAGAAATATCAGATCAAGGTGCGCGATTTCAGCGCCGCCGACAGTCTCGCCGGGTTGATCGCCTGCCTCAACCGGGTGCGCCGCGCCCACGCGGCGCTGCAGTTCGATCACGGGCTGCGCTTCCACGAGACCGACAACCCGCAGATCGTCTGCTACAGCAAGCGGGCGCCCGACGGCGCCGACCCGGTACTCGTGGTCGTCAACCTCGACCCGTTCAACATGCAGCACGGCCACGTCCGCCTGCCGCTCGCCGAGTGGCGCGTCGCGTCGGACGCCTGGTGCGAGGCACACGATCTGCTCTCGGGGGAAACCTATCGGTGGCAGGGCGAGTGGAACTACGTCCGCCTCGATCCGCCCGCCCGCGTGGCGCACGTCATCGCGCTGGCCTTCGAATCATGA